The following nucleotide sequence is from Rhodospirillales bacterium.
CGATGATGATCAATACCGGCAAAAGCCGAAATTTGGGCGCGGTTTTCATGGAGCTATTATCCTTTTCTTGTTCTTTTATTTTTCTGCAAGACTTGAAGTAGTTCGCGTTCAGCCTCACTTACCAAGTCTTCATCATTCTCTTCGTTAAAATCGCGATCCTGAATAAAGAAAGACGGCGGTTCGGGTGATGTATCCGCAGGCCCCTGGTCAGTATTGGCTGCTTGCGGCTCGTCAAAATATTCTTCCTCTGCACCCCGTGAAGAAAAACTACCCGCACCGGAAGCGAGCTTTTCGAGGCGGCTGGCCAAATGATCACTGGTTTCGTTAATCATTTTCAATTCTTCGGCCATGCGGCGGGAATCGTACAGTACGTCCTCCATATTATTTGCGGCAATATTGCCGGTGGCTTTGAGCGCGTCAATCGCATCTTTGGCGTCATTGATATTGCGTGTGAGTTCTGCAATCAGATTTTTCATTTCGTCGCGATGCTTACGGAAATTATCCAGAGAACGCGAAAGACGAAAGGCAAAATAAATCGTTCCAACCAGCGCAGCCAACACAACAAAATCCATAATCAAACTCAGTAACGCAGAACTCATACACCTTCATCCTCTTCGGGTTCGAGATAGTCTTCAATTCGTACAGCAATATGCTCCTGTTTTTGCCCTACCGGGCCGCGGAACATGGGGAAACTCCCGCAACGCAATTCCAGATCGTCTGCGGTACGGGTACTAAAGATAATCTGTGTCCCAACTTTCCATTTTAGCATTTCGCCCAGCGGCATGATTTTTTCACCCAAAATTGCCTGGAGCTGGATGTCGGTTTTATAGAGTTCTTGTGTCAAGTGACTTTCCCAGATGGAGTCACGGCCGAATTTTTCGCCCATGAACATCTGCAATAGCAGTTCACGAATCGGTTCCAATGTCGCATAGGGAATGAGAATTTCGACGCGGCCACCGCGATCGCCCATATCTACACGCAGGCGCGCAAGCACACATGCGTTGTTGCTTTGCGTGATGGTGGCAAAACGCGGGTTGGTTTCCATGCGATCGAGTGAGAAGCTGACTGGCGAGAGCGGGTCGAAAGCGGAAGACAAATCGCCCAGCGTCACATGAACCATTTTTTCGACAAGTTTGGTTTCAATTGTTGTATAGGGACGCCCCTCAACGCGTATAGCAGGAGTACCTTTGCGTCCGCCGAGCAACACATCAACGATGGAGTATATAAGCGCAGAGTCGGTGACCAAAAGGCCATTATTATCCCATTCTTCGGCCTTGAACACCGAGAGCATCGCAGGCAGTGGAATGGAGTTCATATAATCGCCAAAACGCACGGTGGATACCTGGTCAAGGCTAACCTCAACGTTATCGGTCGTGAGATTACGCAAAGACGTTGACATCAGACGCACCAGGCGGTCGAACACGATGTCGAGCATTGGAAGACGCTCGTAATTGACCATTGCGGAATTGACCAGCGCCATGACGCCAGAGGTTTCGCCAATTGCACTATCATCATCGAAGCCAAGCAAAGAGTCGATTTCATCTTGATTGAGTATCCGTGTGCCGCCACTATCGTCGTCGTCAAGACCATCGAAAGCCGGGATAGCATCGGCTTCGACCAACGCTTCGTCTGCGTCGCCGGAATCGTCATCATCATTGGCCATGGTTTCCCATTCCTTCATCATGGCCCTTTCTTCTTCGCTCATTTCCTCGAGCTCGGTGTCGCTCATGATCTTATGTTCTTATGCCTTGTTTTATCATCATGTTTTCACTTTATCGTGCGCGTTATATTTCGTGCTTGCAAATATCATACCTGTGCTAATCATTATAGCATTAATTACTGTATAAGAATTTCCTGAAACAGCACATCTTTGACCTTTACCGGCGCTGCAGCCTGATTAACCCGCCAAAGCAACTCCATCTGCAAACGGTAGATCCCGGCTGATCCGCGTAAATCTTTTACACGCAGTTCTCGTAAATAAGTCTGAAACTGATCAACCACGCGCGGGATGACTGCTTCGACAGCTGCGTAATCTGCCGATGAATTCAATTCAAGCTGAACGGTCAGGCGTAAATAGCGGGGCGTCCCGTCATTGGAACTGAGATTGACCAGCATAGTAGGGATTTCGATAAAATTCCCGCCAGCGCCGCCATGGCCACCGCCATGACCATCATCTTTGGCAGCATGTTCGTCGCCATGCGCGTCTTCTTCAGGGCACTCCTTGATCACTTCGCCGTGATCATCAACTTCTTCGACGCAAGGCTCGCTCTTGCCCAGCACACTATCAAGCATGCCGGTAAAATACAGCCCGGCGCCAGCACCGAGCAGCAAGACGACAACACCAGCGAGAGCGATGAGGACAATCGGCTTGTTACCTTCCTCACTGTCTTCGCCATCCTCTCCGAGAAGATTTACGTCTTCGGCTTCTTCATTTGCATCGGTTTCATCATCAGCCATAGCACTATTCATCTTTGTTGTTGGTTATGTTCACACAGGACAGAAGGGATACGCATTTAATTTTTGATTATAAATCAAATCGCATACAGCGTCTAACCCGCGTAAACATCCTTGCTAAACTATACACAAAAGGCTCTGCGGACCTGTGGAAAACCTACAGGCAAGTTTTGCCCGGCGCGCGCGGCAGTTTTCGTCGTGACCCCGGCAGCGCCCTCCCGCCTGTCTTTAGTATCCAATCATATTAACACATTGAAAAACATACGTAATTGATTCTGGCACGGGACATGCAACGATGCCCAGTGAGGGGAGCCGCACCTAAAATAAGCAGGCCCCGCAAAAGAAGGTAAGGATTAAAAATTGAGTAAGGACAGGACAGTAAGCCATGGAAAATAGTATTTATCTCGCGCTTTCGCGACAGATGACCTTGCATACCAATATGGATATGGTAGCCAACAATATCGCCAACATGAATACGCCCGGATACCGGTCGCAGCATTTGATGTTTGATGAATATATTTCCGATCCGCGCGGCAGGACTACGGATGAGGCTGCAGACGACGAACTTTCCTTTGTTTACAACCGCGGACAATACGCAAATACAGCGCCGGGCACACAAAGCTTTACAGGCAATCCGCTGGATGTGGCGCTCGCCGGCCCGGGCTTTTTCGGGGTGCAGGCCCCGAACGGCGAAGTGATGTATACGCGGGCTGGCCAGTTCCAGATTGATGCCAGCGGCATTTTAACTGACCCTTCCGGTAATCCGATAGCTGACCAAGGCGGCGCCTCTATTACTATTCCTCCGGGCTCACACGATGTTGCTATTGATGAAAAAGGTATGATTTCCAACCAGGACGGGCAACTCGGCCAGATGATGGTTGTTGAATTTGAAAACCAGCAAAAACTGGAGCCGTATGGAAGCAATCTTTACCGCGCGCCGGAGCCCGGAACGCCTGCTATAAACACCCGCGTTAAACAGGGGCAGCTTGAAAATTCAAATGTACAGCCGGTTTTGGAAATTACCGAAATGATGGAGACGCTGCGCGACTATCAATCGACGCAGCGGATTTTAAGCACAGAGAATGAGCGCTTACGCTCAGTCATACAAAAACTGACAGGACAGAATTAAACGGATTTTAAAGGAGAAAGACTATGAGATCACTGGATATTGGCGCAACGGGCATGCTGGCTCAACAGCTTAACGTCGATGTTATTTCCAACAACATCGCCAACATGACCACTACGGGGCACAAACGCCAGCGTGCGGCTTTTCAGGATTTGATTTATCAGAATATCGACCGGCCCGGCTCAACCTCTTCGGATGCGGGGACGACAGTGCCTTCAGGTCTGCAGCTGGGTCTGGGCGTGCGCGCGGGAGCTGTATACCGCCAGCATGGACAAGGCGCGATCCGCATCACGGAAAACGCGCTGGATGTGGCGATTACAGGCGAAGGGTTTTTCCAGATTCAATTGCCAAATGGAGATACGGGCTATACGCGCGACGGAACGTTCCAGATGAATGAAAATGGCGAGATTGTCACCGTGCAGGGCTTTATTGTTGATCCGGGTATCACAATTCCTGCCGATGCGATTGATATTGACATTAATGAAAGCGGCGAGGTGCTGGTTAGCCTGCCGGGGCAGACTGCAACAAGTAATGTCGGACAGATTCAACTGGCGAATTTTGTGAACCCGGTCGGGCTGGAAGCGATCGGTGATAATCTTTATGTCGAAACCGATGCTTCGGGTGCACCGACGACGGGCATTCCAGGGCAGGATGAATTTGGCCGCCTGCGGCAGGGCGCGCTGGAACAATCGAATGTGAATGTGGTGGAAGAAATTACCGAATTGATCACGGCACAGCGCGCCTATGAGATGAACTCGACGGTGATTTCGACCTCCGATGAAATGCTGCAAACCGTATCGAACCTTCGGTAGAGCGCAGTGAAGTTTAGGGAGTATCATCATGCGTAAGATTAAACACAGACACAGCAGACAGCGCCCTTTAGCGCTTCGTGAGTGGACGATGGGATTTTTGGCAATGATTATCCTTAGCTTTAGCGGGATTGGTCTGGCCAATGCGATGGCTTCGGTATCTTTGAAGCATAATAGCGTAATTGAAGGCGACATGATTACGCTGGGGCATATATTTTCCGGTGTCGATCGTAACGCTGACAGAATTTTAGGTCCCGCGCCGCAACCTGGCAAAGATATGCTTTTGAATGCGCGCACTCTCATGCGCATTGCGCGGGCGATGGATGTGAATTGGCGCCCTTCTTCGGCGGCTGATCAGGTGGTTTTGAGCCGCGCAGCGACCGTGATTCCGGTGCCGATGATCCAAGAAGTATTGGAGGACAGCTTGCGTGCGCAGGGAATGCCCGGAAAATTTGAACTGATTGTTACAAGTTCAGGGCTTGATAAAATTATCTTGCCGCAAAGCGCGGCTCAAACTGTTGAAGTTGAGAGCCTGAATTTCGATTCCGAGCATGATCACTTTGAAGCCGTGATTGCTGCGCCTTCAAAGGACGATTCTGTGTTTCGCAAAAATATCAGTGGGCAGGTGCAACGGCTCGTCGATGTTCCGGTCCTGCGCGCGCCAATGAAAAACGGCTCAGTGATTAGCGCAAGTGATTTGGACTTCATAGCCTTACGGGCATACGGACTGAACCATGACATGATTTTGAGCGCCGATGAGTTGGTCGGCATGACGCCGCGGCGCATGATCACAGCAGGTAAGCCGATGACCGAAAATGATATTGAGCCGCCGCAAATCGTTGAGCGCGGAGAAAATGTCACTCTGGTTTTTCATAGCGGACCTTTGTCTCTCACCGCGCAAGGCAAGGCTCTGGAAAACGGTGCCAAAGGTGATGTGATCCGCGTGGTAAATGCGAGTTCCAGCAAAATGTTGCAAGCGCGTGTTATTGGTGAACGCGAGGTCAGCGTTTCAAGTTTTTAATTTTAAGGACTGTTGAATACAGCAGAAAGGGTGAGCTCTATGCGCAACAATACAACAATAAAAATCGGTCTGATCCTGCTTACATGCAGCGCTCTGGGCGCATGCAGCGCGGCGGACCGGATTGCACAGATCGGCGAAGCGCCCGAGATGACAAAAATTGTTAACCCGACGACGCAACGCGGCTATCAACCGGTGAGCCTGCCGATGCCGAGCCCGAAAAATGTAGCACCGCAAAAAAACTCTTTGTGGGCGGCGGACCGGACGACATTCTTTAAAGACCAGCGGGCCAGCGATGTCGGCGATATTATCACGGTTATGATTGACATTGATGACAAAGCCGAGTTGGAAAATGCAACCTCGCGTAAACGCGCCAGCAATGAAGATGCGGCGCTGCCTGCTTTGCTAGGCTATGAGCAAGCTTTGGATCGCATATTGCCGCAAGCGATTGATAATACTGATCTGATCGACTTTGGCGCTGATTCCAGCCATAGCGGCACGGGAAGTGTTGAGCGCGATGAGAAAGTTGAGGTACAACTCGCTGCGTTCATTACGCAAATTCTGCCTAACGGCAATATGGTTATTCATGGTTCTCAGGAAGTGCTGGTGAATTTTGAAAAGCGCATTTTGCAGGTTGATGGCGTGATCCGTCCGGAAGATATTTCCGTCCAGAACAGCATTTCTTATGAGAAAATTGCCGAGGCGCGCATTGCCTATGGCGGTGAAGGGCAAATTACCGATGTGCAGCAGCCGCGCTACGGGCAGCAGCTCTACGACATCGTTTTCCCGTTCTAAGAATAGACGAATACCTTACCCACAACTCCCGGCCGGCTTTGGCGTGTTAAACGTCATGGCCGGTTTTTTTATGTTTACAGTCCAACATGCAGGTTCTGGTCAAACCGGGGGACGTTCTTTATGTCGCCCCTTCTCATATACCCTGCAAGTCTTCGGGATATCGAACCCGTCACCTCAGACAAAGCTCCACGTAATTCTGCATAGTATACCCTGTTTTCCTGTGTATACGCTTTTAATGATGTATCTCCCCCATTCAGCCTGATTTTCAGAAAATCCAAAGCCAGGTAATCTAAATAGTTGCTTGCATATGGAAACGTATAACTATGAAGTCGTACGGAGATAAAATCCTTTACCGGATCAGAAAGTTTTGCTGACAATGCCTTCGCATCTTCTGCTGTTGCTATTTGTCCAAAAAGTGCATTCAGTTCGCTTTCAGCCTGCGCTGCCTCGTTATGCGCATATACCTTAATCATCGCGCTGGGTTTTTTCCATGCGCTCGTGGCGTTCCTGCGCTTCCAGAGAAAGCGTGGCGATGGGGCGCGCCTTGAGGCGAGCAATTGAGATCGGCTCACCGGTTTCTTCACAATAGCCGTATTCGCCGTCATCGATTCTTTCGAGTGTGCCGTTGATTTTGGAAATCAATTTTCGTTCACGGTCACGGGTGCGCAGCTCCAGCGCGTGGTCGGTTTCTTCAGATGCACGATCCGTCATGTCTGGTTTTTGAAGTTCGGTGCCTTGCAAAGTTTTGGCAATGGTTTCTTCAGATTCACGAACAAGCTCACCACGCCATTTGATAAGGGCCTGTCGAAAATATTCGATCATCACCGGGTTCATAAAATCGCCTTTGTCATTTTCCGGGTCGTAGTCCGGGGGGACAATCACACTGTTGGTTGAACTCATGGTTTTTCAAATCCCTATTGCTTAAACACATTAATCAAGGCGAAGACTATATTGAAGGGTTGAGCCAGTGACAAGCAAAACTATCGCTGCAGGCGCAATTAGTTGCGAGCATCAAGCGCCACGCGCATTTTAGCCAGCTCAACCTGAGCGCGCAGGTCAATTTCATCCATAATATCGGTCAGGGCCGGGTCCATGATTTTTTCGCGGTGGGAAGCGACGACATCGGCGATGTCGATCATATGACCGACGGTCAGCGTGCCGCCGAGCATGGCCATGCGGATTTTCTCCAGCTCATCGAGAATGACACCGGAGCGCTTACGGGCGCGCTTTCGCGCAGCGCCTTGCGTGGGGTCTTCGGCACCCTGAATGGCGAGCAGCGCATCGACCTGGGCGATGGACTGCGTATTTTGCGTGGTGGCCGCAGCGGGCGTGTCTTTGGCGATAAAATCGCCGAAGCTGGCATCGCTTTTGGAGGTTTTGCCGCTTTTTCCTGTTTTAGAGGGGCCTTTTGCGCCGCCAGGGCCTTGTACTTTCATACGCGTTTCTCACCGTTATTTTTTTTCACTATAGCGCGTTTTGTTTAGAACCGGAAGATCGGTGTGTGGATAAGTCGGCGGAAAGATTTGCCGCCCCGATCATTTTTGCCTGGCTTTAAATCCATAAACAATAAACACCCCCACCCTAACCCTCCCCCTCAAGGGGGAGGGAGCTTATGGGGCAGGAAAAATAGAGAAATAACAAAACTGGCACGGACTTCGCATAGAAGGATATGCAGGATATTTTTTCCTGCCCTGAAAGCAAGCAAGAGTAAGAAACATATGCTGGACAGAGCGATTATAAATGATGAGATCATAACACCGCCTGCGGGACGGTCCTCCTCCCCCGTATTGGCAGCCTCCCGGGCGGTGTTTGCCGTTTTCGTTTTTGCATGCCTCAGCGTTTTTCTTATTACCAGCGCGCATGCCAAGACCTCACGCATCAAGGATATTGTCGATATTGAAGGCGTGCGCGATAACCAACTGGTTGGTTATGGCCTTGTCGTGGGACTCAACGGCACAGGCGATTCCTTAGGGAACTCCCCATTTACCGAGCAGAGCCTGATTGCGATGCTGGAG
It contains:
- the fliM gene encoding flagellar motor switch protein FliM; its protein translation is MSDTELEEMSEEERAMMKEWETMANDDDDSGDADEALVEADAIPAFDGLDDDDSGGTRILNQDEIDSLLGFDDDSAIGETSGVMALVNSAMVNYERLPMLDIVFDRLVRLMSTSLRNLTTDNVEVSLDQVSTVRFGDYMNSIPLPAMLSVFKAEEWDNNGLLVTDSALIYSIVDVLLGGRKGTPAIRVEGRPYTTIETKLVEKMVHVTLGDLSSAFDPLSPVSFSLDRMETNPRFATITQSNNACVLARLRVDMGDRGGRVEILIPYATLEPIRELLLQMFMGEKFGRDSIWESHLTQELYKTDIQLQAILGEKIMPLGEMLKWKVGTQIIFSTRTADDLELRCGSFPMFRGPVGQKQEHIAVRIEDYLEPEEDEGV
- a CDS encoding flagellar basal body-associated FliL family protein, producing MADDETDANEEAEDVNLLGEDGEDSEEGNKPIVLIALAGVVVLLLGAGAGLYFTGMLDSVLGKSEPCVEEVDDHGEVIKECPEEDAHGDEHAAKDDGHGGGHGGAGGNFIEIPTMLVNLSSNDGTPRYLRLTVQLELNSSADYAAVEAVIPRVVDQFQTYLRELRVKDLRGSAGIYRLQMELLWRVNQAAAPVKVKDVLFQEILIQ
- the flgF gene encoding flagellar basal-body rod protein FlgF, with protein sequence MENSIYLALSRQMTLHTNMDMVANNIANMNTPGYRSQHLMFDEYISDPRGRTTDEAADDELSFVYNRGQYANTAPGTQSFTGNPLDVALAGPGFFGVQAPNGEVMYTRAGQFQIDASGILTDPSGNPIADQGGASITIPPGSHDVAIDEKGMISNQDGQLGQMMVVEFENQQKLEPYGSNLYRAPEPGTPAINTRVKQGQLENSNVQPVLEITEMMETLRDYQSTQRILSTENERLRSVIQKLTGQN
- the flgG gene encoding flagellar basal-body rod protein FlgG gives rise to the protein MRSLDIGATGMLAQQLNVDVISNNIANMTTTGHKRQRAAFQDLIYQNIDRPGSTSSDAGTTVPSGLQLGLGVRAGAVYRQHGQGAIRITENALDVAITGEGFFQIQLPNGDTGYTRDGTFQMNENGEIVTVQGFIVDPGITIPADAIDIDINESGEVLVSLPGQTATSNVGQIQLANFVNPVGLEAIGDNLYVETDASGAPTTGIPGQDEFGRLRQGALEQSNVNVVEEITELITAQRAYEMNSTVISTSDEMLQTVSNLR
- the flgA gene encoding flagellar basal body P-ring formation protein FlgA; the protein is MRKIKHRHSRQRPLALREWTMGFLAMIILSFSGIGLANAMASVSLKHNSVIEGDMITLGHIFSGVDRNADRILGPAPQPGKDMLLNARTLMRIARAMDVNWRPSSAADQVVLSRAATVIPVPMIQEVLEDSLRAQGMPGKFELIVTSSGLDKIILPQSAAQTVEVESLNFDSEHDHFEAVIAAPSKDDSVFRKNISGQVQRLVDVPVLRAPMKNGSVISASDLDFIALRAYGLNHDMILSADELVGMTPRRMITAGKPMTENDIEPPQIVERGENVTLVFHSGPLSLTAQGKALENGAKGDVIRVVNASSSKMLQARVIGEREVSVSSF
- a CDS encoding flagellar basal body L-ring protein FlgH; translation: MRNNTTIKIGLILLTCSALGACSAADRIAQIGEAPEMTKIVNPTTQRGYQPVSLPMPSPKNVAPQKNSLWAADRTTFFKDQRASDVGDIITVMIDIDDKAELENATSRKRASNEDAALPALLGYEQALDRILPQAIDNTDLIDFGADSSHSGTGSVERDEKVEVQLAAFITQILPNGNMVIHGSQEVLVNFEKRILQVDGVIRPEDISVQNSISYEKIAEARIAYGGEGQITDVQQPRYGQQLYDIVFPF
- the dksA gene encoding RNA polymerase-binding protein DksA, with the protein product MSSTNSVIVPPDYDPENDKGDFMNPVMIEYFRQALIKWRGELVRESEETIAKTLQGTELQKPDMTDRASEETDHALELRTRDRERKLISKINGTLERIDDGEYGYCEETGEPISIARLKARPIATLSLEAQERHERMEKTQRDD
- a CDS encoding flagellar assembly protein FliX, with product MKVQGPGGAKGPSKTGKSGKTSKSDASFGDFIAKDTPAAATTQNTQSIAQVDALLAIQGAEDPTQGAARKRARKRSGVILDELEKIRMAMLGGTLTVGHMIDIADVVASHREKIMDPALTDIMDEIDLRAQVELAKMRVALDARN